Proteins from a single region of Macrobrachium nipponense isolate FS-2020 chromosome 11, ASM1510439v2, whole genome shotgun sequence:
- the LOC135209280 gene encoding paramyosin-like: protein MVRFFVDFSALDNPGCLEEAGNLENQVVHSEIDELDISDNEEDSQSDCEDDDSSDSEEESPHLDTSRKFEEVIMKNENAFLRFEKESLEKDQLINELARKVEALTQGRMRLEEHIRDLELLNKEKDTQIYSMSEEMQILKSKIIEKAKVTELQMKEREEKDHKLIILENTVVVLEMEKETLHRDLQQREEGRIEMQVRITELNEDLQSLRKENRRKEKTIESLKKESELKTSKISDLEDELQVLVAEKQMAQENVKQLHKCKAELVEKKEELEKLKEENLQKDRQLLRLENECTLKQMEVIRLQKASQTVVAENPTANGKLNEIRRRKVQLEFELAEAKEELETMEFEKMEAILELESLQKETLAKDTKIRGLETKVKMLSGEEKRQGMKAPISERKAEEKKASDKARCLRKPQINCEALSRQMDSLEEKLRQIKGSAANL from the coding sequence ATGGTTCGGTTCTTTGTCGATTTCTCGGCCTTGGACAACCCTGGCTGTCTTGAGGAGGCTGGAAATCTAGAGAACCAAGTTGTTCATTCTGAGATTGACGAACTCGATATTTCGGATAATGAAGAAGACAGTCAGTCAGACTGCGAAGATGATGACAGTTCGGATAGTGAAGAAGAATCACCGCATTTGGATACTAGTCGAAAGTTCGAGGAAGTAATCATGAAGAATGAAAATGCCTTTTTAAGGTTTGAAAAAGAGAGTTTAGAGAAAGACCAGCTGATAAATGAATTAGCACGGAAGGTAGAGGCCCTGACTCAAGGAAGAATGAGGTTGGAAGAACACATAAGAGACCTCGAACTGTTGAACAAAGAAAAGGACACACAAATCTATTCAATGTCCGAAGAAATGCAAATattgaaaagcaaaattataGAAAAGGCGAAGGTAACCGAAttgcaaatgaaagagagagaagagaaggaccaTAAgctgattattttggaaaacactgTCGTAGTTCTCGAGATGGAGAAGGAGACGTTGCATCGAGATCTACAGCAAAGAGAAGAAGGCAGGATAGAAATGCAAGTCAGGATAACCGAGCTAAATGAGGACTTGCAAAGCCTTCGCAAAGAgaacagaaggaaagagaagaccaTTGAAAGTCTGAAGAAGGAAAGCGAGCTTAAGACCTCCAAGATCAGCGACTTAGAGGACGAGTTACAAGTCCTTGTGGCTGAGAAACAGATGGCCCAAGAAAATGTGAAACAGCTCCACAAATGTAAAGCCGAATTAGTTGAAAAAAAGGAGGAACTGGAAAAGCTGAAAGAGGAGAACTTGCAGAAAGATAGACAGCTCCTCCGACTGGAAAATGAGTGCACCCTCAAGCAAATGGAAGTCATCCGTTTGCAGAAAGCATCTCAAACTGTTGTAGCAGAAAACCCGACGGCAAATGGAAAGctgaatgaaataagaagaaggaaagTTCAACTTGAATTTGAATTGGCTGAAGCGAAGGAGGAATTAGAGACGATGGAGTTTGAAAAGATGGAGGCAATCTTGGAACTCGAAAGCCTCCAGAAAGAGACCTTGGCCAAGGACACGAAGATCAGAGGCTTGGAAACTAAAGTAAAAATGCTTTCAGGAGAAGAGAAGCGTCAAGGAATGAAGGCTCCTATATCTGAGAGGAAAGCTGAAGAGAAAAAGGCTTCGGATAAAGCTCGATGTCTGAGGAAGCCCCAGATCAACTGCGAAGCTCTCTCCCGACAAATGGACAGCCTCGAAGAAAAACTTCGCCAAATCAAGGGATCTGCAGCCAACCTCTGA